A single genomic interval of Candidatus Jordarchaeales archaeon harbors:
- a CDS encoding triphosphoribosyl-dephospho-CoA synthase, with the protein MEESIEEYVAKCATLAMLLEVSGYPKPGNVHRLRDAHDTRFEHFLAGAVAVGPSMGRLAERGRKAGRGEIDVKEISLGYYVLEAVKCASRWHKGGNTNLGEILLFAPLSAAAGMCFALSGGVSSTLLRKNVVKVIDGSTVEDAVNVYEAIRIVKPGGLGEVEKFDVNDPAFREKIVSEGVSLKDIFAISAGWDAISAEWVNGMSTVFDLGYPSFKKYLEEERDVNIATVNTFLRILSEKPDTLIIRKAGAKAAEYVSVRAKEVLEAGGISTPEGRRLCWMLDEELHSSGGRLNPGATADLTAASIFVYLLEGLRY; encoded by the coding sequence ATGGAGGAAAGCATTGAGGAATACGTTGCCAAATGTGCGACGCTGGCAATGCTACTTGAAGTGAGCGGCTACCCGAAGCCTGGTAACGTGCATCGCTTGCGTGACGCGCACGATACACGGTTCGAGCACTTCTTAGCAGGCGCTGTAGCGGTAGGGCCTTCAATGGGGAGACTTGCCGAGAGAGGGAGAAAGGCGGGAAGGGGAGAGATAGATGTCAAGGAGATAAGTTTGGGTTACTATGTACTCGAAGCGGTTAAGTGCGCTTCTAGATGGCATAAGGGGGGTAACACTAACCTGGGTGAAATACTCTTATTCGCTCCCCTCTCTGCCGCTGCAGGAATGTGCTTCGCTTTGTCAGGTGGGGTTTCCTCAACGCTCCTTAGAAAAAATGTCGTGAAGGTTATCGATGGGTCAACCGTGGAGGATGCGGTGAACGTTTACGAAGCAATACGTATAGTAAAGCCTGGTGGGCTGGGTGAGGTGGAGAAGTTCGACGTTAACGACCCAGCTTTTAGGGAGAAGATTGTTTCAGAAGGAGTCTCACTGAAGGACATTTTCGCCATAAGCGCGGGGTGGGACGCCATAAGTGCTGAGTGGGTTAATGGCATGAGTACGGTGTTCGACTTGGGATATCCAAGCTTCAAGAAATACCTCGAGGAGGAAAGAGATGTGAACATCGCCACAGTGAACACTTTTCTGAGGATACTTTCAGAGAAACCTGATACCCTTATAATCAGAAAGGCAGGGGCGAAAGCTGCAGAGTATGTTAGCGTTAGGGCGAAGGAGGTGCTGGAAGCGGGAGGAATATCCACGCCTGAAGGGAGAAGGCTGTGTTGGATGCTTGATGAAGAGTTGCATAGCAGCGGTGGCAGGCTAAACCCAGGAGCCACCGCGGATTTGACAGCTGCATCGATATTCGTGTACCTGCTCGAGGGGCTACGCTACTAG
- a CDS encoding AAA family ATPase, whose amino-acid sequence MASLEGVHGCGKTTVFRRLQEMKAEWFFLPEFIDPPRYPFGSKDKQIAFRAELWVLQQMLKRRTLLEQINSGVVVCDRSPICVVAYAYALCSDEDYQLIKDIYRSVNWGEDVIFYFEETVESVLPKIRMRKDRPKEWNEDDTEYIAKIIEGYEEALKLASCPVLRIKNSDVEKISSKIAVEIEKACSFLNTYNYL is encoded by the coding sequence GTGGCGTCACTGGAAGGCGTTCACGGTTGTGGAAAGACCACGGTTTTCAGACGCTTGCAGGAAATGAAGGCTGAATGGTTTTTCCTTCCAGAATTCATAGACCCACCTAGGTACCCCTTTGGCTCAAAGGACAAACAAATTGCGTTCAGAGCAGAGTTGTGGGTCCTTCAACAAATGTTGAAAAGGAGGACACTACTGGAACAAATTAACAGCGGAGTGGTTGTTTGCGACAGGAGCCCCATCTGTGTTGTGGCCTACGCGTACGCCCTCTGCTCCGACGAAGACTACCAGCTTATAAAGGACATCTACAGATCCGTGAACTGGGGGGAAGACGTAATATTCTACTTCGAGGAGACTGTTGAAAGCGTGCTTCCGAAAATAAGGATGAGAAAAGATAGGCCAAAAGAGTGGAACGAAGACGACACAGAATACATCGCAAAAATAATCGAGGGCTACGAAGAAGCCCTTAAACTGGCCAGCTGCCCCGTGCTGCGCATAAAGAACAGTGACGTGGAGAAAATCTCCTCCAAAATAGCAGTGGAAATCGAGAAAGCCTGCAGCTTCCTAAACACTTACAATTACCTCTAA
- a CDS encoding Zn-ribbon domain-containing OB-fold protein, whose product MEFTVSKFREFLNKRKIMAAKCKKCGVINLPPRPICKNCRSSDLEWIELKGKGKLVTFSIVHVPPTPLIAEGHGREKPYAFGVVELEKGARITARLVGFDLKKPEKIQIGMDVEAEFLEKNGKTILTFKPAS is encoded by the coding sequence ATGGAGTTTACTGTAAGCAAGTTTAGGGAATTCCTAAACAAAAGGAAGATCATGGCTGCAAAGTGCAAAAAGTGTGGCGTGATTAATTTACCGCCGCGACCCATCTGCAAGAACTGCCGCAGCTCAGATTTAGAATGGATTGAGCTCAAGGGAAAAGGAAAACTGGTAACGTTCTCCATCGTCCACGTTCCTCCAACCCCGCTCATCGCTGAGGGACACGGAAGAGAAAAACCGTACGCCTTCGGGGTGGTTGAACTGGAGAAGGGGGCTAGGATAACAGCACGCCTAGTAGGTTTCGACTTAAAGAAACCAGAAAAAATACAGATAGGTATGGACGTCGAAGCAGAATTCTTAGAGAAAAACGGAAAAACCATTTTAACATTTAAACCCGCAAGTTAG
- a CDS encoding DUF2070 family protein: protein MSLRLENIARLYNKLFTLPSSPLLLSLDILVHAALGALFFLLMVPLHGLTVVMDGVAWGLTSLLPASAASCLLSYIVIGREGVKTLNLRRLTGLAMFSTFFWGVPAVLGVALRSWVPAAASLGLAFGVALMSFARMLTIEGVLPLSFARSFAASLTHPLLLIAFLFFSKLVPLSISLAGKLVVVCVTFTLLAHFYLLLIDEAVRQELGIGGLRLLRGFMAEWLSDNPQLLEEALAEIGSVEEHKVLVLSFTHRDDVAASLIVPMVHPGPFRKVGGATLPYMVSKLFEERVGGVAGVAHGASTHAQNPVSRSESVKLAEEVIRETLSGNFKLGVPVSPLVQASRGGVRVGCQLFGELALFTVSLKPCGYDDVHPSVLAELSRELAGEWGGEFFLVDAHSASPGLLELDPLTPESELTREIIDAAREALREAKRLALHSKVRVGGGRASVGNFGVKEGVASGGVFSLIVEVGGSFACYVIVDGNNMVPGLREEVERRVKGLGIQAVEVMTSDSHEANAVSLSERGSNPIGLSVPWDAVFEAVLESVEAAKHQLKEAEPKYFIKEVALKVIGESSMEKLSRSIRNAALLARRAIIIPILSLLGVFLLAF from the coding sequence TTGTCGCTTAGACTGGAAAACATCGCCCGCCTTTACAACAAGCTCTTTACCCTCCCCTCCTCCCCTCTGCTACTATCGCTAGACATACTGGTCCACGCGGCCCTAGGAGCGCTCTTCTTCTTACTAATGGTTCCTCTCCACGGGTTAACAGTGGTCATGGACGGTGTGGCGTGGGGGCTTACATCGCTACTGCCCGCCTCAGCCGCTTCATGCCTGCTTTCATACATCGTAATTGGGAGGGAAGGGGTGAAGACGCTAAACTTAAGGCGTCTTACTGGGCTTGCAATGTTCTCCACGTTCTTTTGGGGTGTTCCCGCCGTTCTCGGTGTAGCGCTACGTAGCTGGGTGCCGGCAGCAGCCAGCTTAGGGTTGGCGTTCGGTGTAGCCTTAATGTCTTTCGCCAGAATGCTTACAATCGAAGGTGTCCTCCCCCTAAGCTTTGCGAGGTCGTTTGCAGCGTCCTTAACACACCCCCTCCTCCTCATCGCTTTCCTCTTTTTCTCGAAGCTTGTCCCTTTGTCCATTTCTCTCGCCGGTAAACTTGTGGTCGTATGCGTGACCTTCACGCTCCTAGCACACTTCTACTTACTACTCATAGATGAAGCCGTCAGGCAGGAGTTGGGCATAGGAGGGTTACGCCTACTCCGCGGCTTCATGGCTGAATGGCTTTCGGATAACCCCCAACTACTAGAGGAGGCACTTGCCGAGATAGGCTCCGTGGAGGAACATAAGGTATTAGTGTTAAGCTTCACGCATCGTGATGACGTCGCCGCATCTTTAATTGTGCCAATGGTCCACCCGGGTCCCTTCAGAAAGGTTGGGGGGGCTACACTACCCTACATGGTCTCCAAATTGTTTGAGGAGCGGGTAGGCGGCGTAGCAGGCGTGGCTCACGGAGCTTCTACACATGCTCAGAACCCTGTTTCAAGGAGCGAGTCTGTTAAGCTGGCTGAGGAGGTCATTAGAGAAACCCTCTCCGGCAACTTTAAACTTGGTGTTCCGGTGAGCCCGCTGGTTCAAGCAAGCCGGGGGGGTGTGAGGGTAGGCTGTCAGCTTTTCGGTGAGCTGGCCTTGTTCACGGTAAGCCTTAAACCATGCGGCTACGACGACGTGCACCCGAGTGTGCTCGCGGAGCTATCGAGGGAGCTAGCGGGTGAGTGGGGTGGGGAATTTTTCTTGGTAGACGCTCACAGTGCCAGCCCGGGTCTCCTAGAACTAGACCCTCTAACTCCCGAGTCAGAGTTGACTAGGGAAATAATTGACGCAGCAAGGGAGGCGCTGAGGGAAGCTAAGAGACTTGCACTTCACAGTAAAGTTAGAGTTGGAGGAGGGCGGGCGAGCGTTGGAAACTTTGGGGTGAAAGAGGGGGTTGCGAGCGGCGGCGTCTTTTCACTCATAGTAGAGGTTGGCGGCAGCTTTGCCTGCTACGTGATCGTCGACGGGAACAACATGGTTCCCGGCCTTAGGGAAGAGGTGGAGCGGAGGGTGAAGGGTCTAGGAATCCAAGCGGTTGAAGTGATGACTAGCGATAGCCACGAGGCTAACGCGGTCTCCCTCAGCGAGCGCGGCTCTAACCCCATAGGACTCTCAGTCCCCTGGGACGCCGTGTTCGAAGCCGTACTCGAGTCCGTTGAAGCTGCAAAGCACCAGTTGAAGGAGGCCGAGCCTAAATACTTCATAAAGGAGGTTGCGTTGAAAGTG
- a CDS encoding helix-turn-helix domain-containing protein, with product MALLTLEEKGGVHGLPPSAVEVLSILRREGPLTPKDLFGKTSLAPRTVRYALKVLLDSKLVKKVPNLHDLRQNLYVALDRHP from the coding sequence ATGGCTCTACTAACTCTTGAAGAAAAAGGTGGGGTGCACGGTCTCCCCCCCTCAGCCGTAGAGGTGTTGAGCATTTTGAGGAGAGAGGGCCCACTGACTCCCAAAGACCTTTTTGGCAAGACGAGCCTTGCCCCAAGGACTGTGAGGTACGCTTTAAAGGTTTTACTCGACTCCAAGCTCGTTAAAAAGGTTCCAAACCTACACGACCTCCGCCAAAATCTCTACGTCGCGCTGGACCGACACCCCTAA
- a CDS encoding beta-ketoacyl synthase N-terminal-like domain-containing protein: MGKLARGVAVIGAGMSKFGAFPDKTTRELFVEAFVEAVKSVDKGIETREIEALFLGNFSNDIFEGQVHTGPLMADLVGITPGPAMRVENACASGGAALRLGILAVASGAHDVVCVAGVEKMTNLETSRVTDVLASAADSVYEFSAGATFPGLYAEIANAHMRKYGTTIEQLRMVGIKNHENGALNPKAQFQSTIRDIMKARAERAKAKGLPAPSWKDEMDFLSDPDANPVIAWPLRLFDCSPITDGAAVVILAAEEVARKFTDTPIHVVGTGQGSDSLALHDREEITSLRAARVAAEKAYKMAGLRPKDIEIAEVHDCFTIAEIVATEDLGFFKPGEGGKAVEEGLTRRNGEKPINTSGGLKAKGHPVGATGVAQVVEIWHQLRGEAGARQVPGVEVGLTHNVGGSGASCTVHIFRR, translated from the coding sequence TTGGGGAAGTTGGCGCGAGGTGTGGCAGTAATTGGTGCCGGAATGAGTAAGTTCGGAGCTTTTCCCGACAAGACAACTAGGGAGCTTTTCGTGGAGGCTTTCGTCGAGGCGGTCAAGAGCGTGGATAAGGGGATAGAAACACGCGAGATAGAGGCGCTATTCCTGGGGAATTTTTCAAACGACATATTTGAAGGGCAGGTGCACACCGGCCCCCTAATGGCTGACCTAGTCGGCATTACTCCCGGCCCGGCTATGAGAGTAGAGAATGCTTGCGCTAGCGGTGGTGCCGCCCTGAGGCTCGGAATACTGGCAGTGGCTTCCGGGGCGCACGACGTAGTCTGCGTTGCGGGAGTTGAAAAGATGACCAACCTCGAAACATCGAGGGTAACAGACGTGTTAGCCTCAGCCGCTGATTCAGTGTATGAGTTTTCCGCAGGAGCCACTTTTCCAGGTTTGTATGCTGAAATAGCGAACGCGCACATGAGGAAATATGGAACGACAATTGAGCAACTGAGAATGGTTGGAATCAAAAACCACGAGAATGGGGCCCTGAATCCTAAGGCGCAATTCCAGTCAACAATAAGGGACATAATGAAAGCTAGAGCTGAGCGGGCAAAAGCTAAGGGGCTCCCTGCTCCAAGCTGGAAGGATGAAATGGACTTTCTAAGTGATCCAGATGCAAACCCAGTTATAGCATGGCCCCTCAGACTCTTCGACTGCAGTCCCATCACCGACGGAGCCGCAGTCGTAATACTAGCAGCGGAGGAGGTGGCAAGAAAGTTTACAGATACACCAATACACGTGGTCGGGACTGGGCAAGGAAGCGACTCGCTCGCCCTTCACGATAGAGAAGAAATCACTTCGCTAAGAGCGGCTAGGGTTGCAGCCGAAAAAGCTTACAAAATGGCAGGATTAAGGCCGAAGGACATAGAGATAGCCGAGGTACACGACTGCTTTACAATAGCTGAGATAGTTGCAACAGAAGATTTAGGTTTCTTCAAACCAGGAGAAGGAGGAAAAGCAGTTGAGGAAGGGCTAACTAGGAGAAATGGAGAGAAACCGATTAATACATCAGGGGGATTGAAGGCGAAGGGACACCCCGTTGGAGCTACCGGAGTGGCGCAAGTAGTTGAGATATGGCATCAGCTTAGGGGAGAAGCGGGTGCAAGACAGGTTCCCGGCGTTGAGGTCGGGTTAACCCACAACGTCGGCGGTTCAGGTGCAAGCTGCACTGTGCACATTTTTAGGAGGTGA
- a CDS encoding helix-turn-helix domain-containing protein has translation MSKVLRKRVLCLRLVKNLTLRKGSFTVQDVVEETGLPRSTVQDWIRRLVDEGIVTVVERSVGRKPARYAYAEKEIFPYQVCKRIFTSVDFNNSLVEIYHECSSEGAVAFCAFKHSKAGGAILEARCEGTFLRELAVLGEQRNVTPGVSMAVEKVEVREGRVFQTVRAVGGPAHALTKTMMYARGVRELKVEPMEGYVRGVIVTDCLEHLTIGIDDTDNSESGATWALALSLLKSVEGLAEGISHKVVVLNPKVRFKTAGNSASFIEVAVPPDSVGTLINRIVSVVEKETYSDNTAIAVLRGLTVPDELKYFARRVRQKEVAVKEAEDVARKVGVSVYEVTGRRGIVGAVASLAFFKSPPEVLMNPDANLL, from the coding sequence GTGTCAAAGGTCCTGAGGAAACGGGTGCTCTGCCTGAGACTTGTTAAGAACTTAACTCTGAGAAAGGGTAGCTTCACGGTGCAGGATGTGGTTGAAGAGACCGGGCTGCCTAGAAGCACAGTGCAGGACTGGATACGGCGGCTCGTGGACGAGGGAATAGTTACAGTTGTAGAGAGGAGCGTTGGACGTAAACCAGCGAGGTATGCTTACGCCGAGAAGGAGATATTCCCTTACCAGGTGTGTAAGAGGATATTCACCAGCGTTGACTTCAACAACAGCTTGGTCGAGATATACCACGAGTGTAGCAGTGAGGGGGCGGTTGCATTTTGTGCTTTCAAGCATTCTAAGGCCGGTGGAGCTATACTGGAGGCGAGGTGCGAGGGCACGTTTCTGAGGGAGCTCGCAGTTCTGGGAGAGCAGAGAAATGTTACTCCGGGGGTTTCTATGGCCGTAGAGAAAGTTGAAGTGCGGGAGGGGAGAGTTTTTCAGACCGTTAGGGCCGTTGGAGGGCCAGCCCACGCACTAACTAAGACCATGATGTATGCCAGAGGTGTTAGAGAACTGAAAGTGGAGCCCATGGAGGGATACGTTAGGGGGGTCATAGTCACGGATTGCCTTGAACATCTAACCATAGGAATAGATGACACCGATAACTCTGAATCTGGGGCCACCTGGGCTCTGGCGCTATCACTGCTGAAAAGCGTTGAGGGATTGGCTGAAGGTATAAGTCATAAGGTCGTCGTACTGAACCCGAAAGTGAGGTTTAAGACCGCGGGAAACTCGGCGAGCTTTATAGAGGTCGCCGTGCCCCCAGACAGCGTTGGAACCCTAATTAACAGGATTGTAAGCGTAGTGGAAAAGGAGACGTACTCTGACAACACGGCAATTGCTGTCCTAAGAGGACTCACGGTTCCCGACGAGCTGAAATACTTCGCTAGGAGAGTGAGGCAGAAGGAGGTCGCTGTGAAAGAGGCAGAAGACGTCGCCAGGAAGGTGGGGGTTAGCGTTTACGAGGTTACAGGCAGGAGGGGCATAGTGGGTGCCGTGGCGAGCCTAGCGTTTTTCAAGTCTCCTCCAGAGGTTCTAATGAACCCCGACGCCAACTTGCTATGA